One Lemur catta isolate mLemCat1 chromosome 15, mLemCat1.pri, whole genome shotgun sequence genomic window carries:
- the SOCS3 gene encoding suppressor of cytokine signaling 3, which produces MVTHSKFPAAGMSRPLDASLRLKTFSSKSEYQLVVNAVRKLQESGFYWSAVTGGEANLLLSAEPAGTFLIRDSSDQRHFFTLSVKTQSGTKNLRIQCEGGSFSLQSDPRSTQPVPRFDCVLKLVHHYMPPPGAPSFPSPPTEPSSEVPEQPPAQPLPGSPPRRAYYIYSGGEKIPLVLSRPLSSNVATLQHLCRKTVNGHLDSYEKVTQLPGPIREFLDQYDAPL; this is translated from the coding sequence ATGGTCACCCACAGCAAGTTTCCCGCCGCCGGGATGAGCCGCCCCTTGGACGCCAGCCTGCGCCTCAAGACCTTCAGCTCCAAGAGCGAGTACCAGCTGGTGGTGAACGCAGTGCGCAAGCTGCAGGAGAGCGGTTTCTACTGGAGCGCCGTGACCGGCGGCGAGGCGAACCTGCTGCTCAGTGCAGAGCCCGCTGGCACCTTCCTTATCCGCGACAGCTCGGACCAGCGCCACTTCTTCACGCTCAGCGTCAAGACCCAGTCGGGGACCAAGAACCTGCGCATTCAGTGCGAGGGGGGCAGCTTCTCTCTGCAGAGCGACCCCCGGAGCACGCAGCCCGTGCCCCGCTTCGACTGCGTGCTCAAGCTGGTGCACCACTACATGCCGCCTCCGGGCGCCCCCTCCTTCCCCTCGCCACCGACAGAACCCTCCTCGGAGGTGCCTGAGCAGCCTCCTGCCCAGCCGCTCCCAGGGAGCCCCCCCAGGAGAGCCTATTACATCTACTCAGGGGGCGAGAAGATTCCCCTGGTGCTGAGCCGGCCCCTCTCCTCCAACGTGGCCACTCTGCAGCATCTCTGTCGGAAGACCGTCAACGGCCACCTGGACTCCTATGAGAAAGTCACCCAGCTGCCTGGGCCCATTCGGGAGTTCCTGGACCAGTACGATGCCCCGCTCTAA
- the LOC123621209 gene encoding translation initiation factor IF-2-like: MKGCAEGEGGAAGGRGRAASGAGTGRDARGDKARRGAARAAGGRGASPGGAFLAAAPPPARSAPNFSFTLSPTPLPSKKAGFWQRRGRRFGSAGSSRRPTGRGSRLPLAFSRTPRGHPLRPFPVPARGPDRGSRRPGPAKRELGPSRSQAAGLGSDRGAGGGRHATVTCGHVPDGRPRGPRLEGTPPVRQLPGLSPSAEPGSLPTLTRVLMIPADINKTAVMHLSPQTCAVPRGSGRAPGAAGEPRRAPRPLEGAAGLAGGAGFGAAPHPGGEEARDPRESLPPGLERGPRRGEFISQAGVTPGNKRHRVKYWKTEVLGEPCREMAGEVTDMGPPGG; the protein is encoded by the exons ATGAAAGGCTGCGCGGAGGGCGAGGGAGGGGCCGCGGGCGGCCGAGGGCGGGCCGCGAGCGGAGCGGGGACCGGCAGAGACGCGCGCGGAGACAAAGCGCGACGCGGGGCGGCCAGGGCGGCCGGCGGGCGCGGCGCCAGCCCCGGCGGCGCGTTCCTGGCAGCGGCCCCTCCCCCCGCGCGCTCCGCCCCCAACTTCTCATTCAcactttcccccacccccctcccttcTAAGAAGGCCGGTTTCTGGCAGAGGCGGGGGCGCCGCTTCGGGAGCGCGGGCAGTTCTAGGAGGCCGACCGGGAGAGGCTCCCGGCTTCCCCTCGCTTTTTCTCGGACCCCGCGGGGACACCCCCTTCGCCCCTTCCCCGTGCCTGCCCGAGGTCCCGATCGCGGCTCCAGGCGGCCCGGGCCAGCCAAAAGGGAGCTGGGGCCATCCCGCAGCCAGGCCGCAGGTCTGGGGTCAGACCGGGGAGCTGGAGGGGGAAGACACGCGACAGTCACCTGTGGGCACGTCCCCGACGGGAGGCCGAGAGGCCCAAGGCTGGAGGGGACACCCCCTGTGCGGCAGCTGCCCGGCCTCAGTCCATCGGCCGAGCCAGGTTCTTTGCCGACACTCACACGGGTGCTGATGATCCCCGCAGATATTAATAAAACCGCTGTCATGCATCTGAGTCCCCAGACCTGCGCGGTCCCGCGTGGGTCGGGCCGGGCGCCCGGCGCGGCTGGTGAGCCCCGGAGAGCCCCGCGTCCGCTAGAGGGCGCCGCGGGACTCGCCGGTGGAGCGGGGTTCGGCGCTGCACCCCACCCCGGCGGCGAGGAGGCCCGGGATCCGCGGGAATCGCTGCCTCCGGGGCTGGAGCGGGGACCGAGAAGAGGGGAGTTCATATCCCAAGCTGGGGTCACACCTGGGAATAAAAG GCACCGGGTGAAGTACTGGAAGACAGAAGTGCTGGGTGAACCCTGCAGGGAGATGGCTGGTGAGGTGACAGACATGGGACCCCCAGGTG GATGA